Part of the Aggregatilinea lenta genome, GCCTGGACCTGGACCAGACGCGGGCCGAAGTGCGCGACGTCCCGGTCGCTGCCGCCGACCCCGACCCGGCGATGACCCCGTCCGCGTCGGATGGCGCGCAAGACAGCGCCGCCCCGGAAGTGCTGCTGATCCCGACACGCAAGGCCAAGCCTAAGCCCGCCTCCGGCGAGGCACGCGGCTTTGCCGGGCTGCCCGCGCGCTGGGGCAACTGGCCGGTGATTATTCTGCTGGCGGCGCTGTTCGTGGTGTACCTCATCGCGACACTGCCCGGCAGCTCGATGGCAACCTTCGCGCTGGTGCTGGTCGGGTGGGTGTTCTCGGTGACGCTGCACGAGTTCGGGCATGCGGTCGTCGCCTACTGGGGCGGCGACCACACCGTCAAGGATAAGGGCTACCTGACTTTCAACCCGCTCAAGTACACCCACCCCATGCTGAGCATCGGCCTGCCGCTGCTGTTCCTGGCGATGGGCGGCATTGGCCTACCCGGCGGCGCGGTGTACATCGAACAGCACCGCCTGCGCAGCAAATGGTGGCGCATGGCCGTCTCAGCAGCCGGGCCGTTGATGAATCTGGTGCTGGCCCTCGTGCTGGCCGCGCCCTTTTACTTCCATCTCGTCGATTGGCGTGAAGTGTATGTCGATCACTCGACGTTCTGGTCGGCGGTCGCGTTCCTGGCGATGTTGCAGGTGACCGCCGTGCTGTTCAACCTGCTGCCGATCCCGCCGTTGGACGGTTACGGCATCATCGAGCCGCTGCTGGACCCGCGCACGGCCTACACCATGCGCCAGTTCGCGGGCTTCGGCATCATGATCGTCTTCCTGGCGCTATGGTTCATCGACCCAGTCAACCGCGCGTTCTGGAATGCTGTCTACGACGCTACGAGCGCCCTGAACATTCCCTGGGATCTGATTTCGTACGGATTCGATAATTTCCTGTTCTGGCAGCAGCCGCGCTAGAGGCCGTTATGAACCTTTTGAGCGAGCTGAACGCGGAAAAAGAAACCTCATCCCCCCACTCGCTCTCCGAAAGGAGTAACCCGCGTGACACGGTTTGTCACCATCGCAAACGTATCCGAGATCGGTCCTGGTGACCGCGAAGTATTCGACGTCGAGGAACACTACATCGCCGTATTCAACGTGGACGGCACGTACTACGCGATCGAAGATGTCTGCACCCACGACGACGGTCCGTTGGCGGACGGTGAGCTGTACGGGTTCCAGATCGAGTGCCCGCGTCACGGCGCGCGCTTCGATATCCGCACCGGGGCCGTGCTGAGTATGCCCGCCGTCATCCCCGTGCCGCGCTACGACGTGCGCGTCGAGGGCGACGAGATCCAGATCGGCTTTGAAGACTGACTCCTCCACGGTCCCGTGCGTCGCCGCTGCGGGACCGTTTTCATCCCTCTCCCCCGGCTCGATCTGGCCGCGCCGCGCGCGCGTGCTATACTCCGGCGCGGAAACGATCCGAACCCGCTGCTGCCGGGAGTAAAGCGCTATGTCCTCTCTGCTCGCCACCAAGTCAGGCCGCGCTGGCGCGGCGTTTGCCGCCCTGCTGCTCGTGCTCAACGTCGCGCTGCTCGCGGATCGCGCATCCGAGTCCGGCACGCCCGCCGCCATCACCCCGCCGCCAACGCTGACGCCTACGCCCGTCCCGAATGGCGCGATGTGGTCGCTGGGCACGGGCGGCGACGGCACAAATCCCTACGTCGAATGGGTCGCGGTGTACCCGGTGTCGTCACTGTGGGACGTGTTGGGCGCGCCCTCGCTGCGCTTCAGCGATCAGTCGCCGGAAAACCCGGACATGAACCGCAGCTTCGAGATCGGGTTCTACAAGTACGGCCCGACGTGGCACACGCGCAACAATATCGTTGAGTTCTGGATCGGCGGGCCGGAGCACGGCGGCGGCACGCTGTCGATCATCGGCAACGACAAGACCGGCGGCCAGCTTGAAGTGCGCAATCCCACCGACACCGGGCGCATCACGCTGGACTACCGCGACGCCGATCACCCGCTGATCACGGTCGACGAGTCGAACCCGCTGGCGCTGCAGGCTGAGCGCGGCATCGTATCGGAATCGACGCACACATTCATGCAGGGCGTCCGCATCGCGCCGGAAAGCGAGCGCATCGGGCAGACAAACGGCGCGGCGTGGGACGCGGGCGCGATCACCGTCGAGGCGGCAGTGGACGCGGACAGCATCGTGCTGATCACGCCCATCACGGAACCGCGCGGGCGCTGGTGGGTGGATGACGTCGCGCCCGGCGGCGGGTTCACGGTGCGCAGCAGCGCACCAGACGAAGACATGGCGTTTAACTGGTTGGTTCTGAACTGAGGGAGGCTCGAATGCTGACGTTCCGGTATGACGACGACCTGCTGGCCCGCTACCCGGCGATTCGCGGCGGGGTGATTCTGGCGCGCAATCTGCACAACGGACCCACCCCGCCCGACCTGATCGAAGCGTACCTGTCCGAGCAGCGCGCGACGAATGCCCGCATCGGGGATACGCCGCTGTCCCAGATCCCCAGTCTGGCGGCGTGGCGTCGCGCCTTCAGCGCGTTCGGCGTCGAGCCAACCAAGTACCGAAACGCCGCCGAGTCGCTGCTGCGCCGCCTGACCAAGCAGGGCAACATCCCCTCGATCAATATGCTGGTGGATCTGGAAAACATGATCAGCATCCGCTACGGGCTGCCGGTGGCATTCTTCGACGAACGCAGCATTCACGGGTCGATGACCGTGCGCTTCGCCACCGGCGACGAGAACTTCACCGATCTGGGCGAGCTGGACCCGGTGCACCCCGCCGAGGGCGAAGTGATCTTTGTGGACGAGACGGGGCAGGTCAACGCGCGGCGGTGGTGCTGGCGTCAAAGCGAGCAAAGCGCCGCCCGTGACGATACGACCGGCCTGCTGATCACCATCGAAGGGCTGCACGAAGACGCGGAGCAGGACGTACAAAGCGCCGTGGACGAGCTGCAAACGCTGCTGGTGGCCTACATCCCCGAGGTCGATCTCCAGGCGAAGATCCTCTCCCCGGACGATCCGATGTTTACGGAAGAACCGCCGGAGGCGTAGCCTAACGATTCGCACGTGGGGATTTGAACCAAAATAGGGGCGTATTGCGATACGCCCCTACAAAAACTCCGTTCATTCCAACCGCCGCAGATCCACGGCGCTCGGGTTGCAGCTTGAACAACTCACGACAAACTAACGACTACTCCCGTCCCTAATACCGGAACACCGCCGCAAACGCGCCCTCGCCGGGGACCTCGCCCTCTTCCACCGCGTAGACCGTGCCGCCGTTGATCAGCGTCTGCACCGCTGCCAGATCGAGCAGGTCCTGGTCGCCGGGCTGGCGGGAGGGGTGCACGTGCACGTTGTAGCTGTGCTCGCGGAACTGGCCCCATTCCTGCGCGCCCAGCGCCACAAACAGCGCCGCGATGCGGCCCTCGTGCGCCGCGCGCAGCACCGTCTTCAAGTCGTTAGCCGCCTGCCCGTCGTCGCGACCCATGTG contains:
- a CDS encoding site-2 protease family protein, giving the protein MSASQPIKIEGKITQDFQAILQRAHHETAQRHGHYMDVEYLLLGLLNVRSGPAYSVLARHGADFQAMYRQVESTVGTKRDEISEVKGVARDAQRLFAAAEQEARTLDQSAVSGGHLLLAMLQEPDGAVQDALAPLGLDLDQTRAEVRDVPVAAADPDPAMTPSASDGAQDSAAPEVLLIPTRKAKPKPASGEARGFAGLPARWGNWPVIILLAALFVVYLIATLPGSSMATFALVLVGWVFSVTLHEFGHAVVAYWGGDHTVKDKGYLTFNPLKYTHPMLSIGLPLLFLAMGGIGLPGGAVYIEQHRLRSKWWRMAVSAAGPLMNLVLALVLAAPFYFHLVDWREVYVDHSTFWSAVAFLAMLQVTAVLFNLLPIPPLDGYGIIEPLLDPRTAYTMRQFAGFGIMIVFLALWFIDPVNRAFWNAVYDATSALNIPWDLISYGFDNFLFWQQPR
- a CDS encoding non-heme iron oxygenase ferredoxin subunit; this encodes MTRFVTIANVSEIGPGDREVFDVEEHYIAVFNVDGTYYAIEDVCTHDDGPLADGELYGFQIECPRHGARFDIRTGAVLSMPAVIPVPRYDVRVEGDEIQIGFED
- a CDS encoding B3/B4 domain-containing protein, giving the protein MLTFRYDDDLLARYPAIRGGVILARNLHNGPTPPDLIEAYLSEQRATNARIGDTPLSQIPSLAAWRRAFSAFGVEPTKYRNAAESLLRRLTKQGNIPSINMLVDLENMISIRYGLPVAFFDERSIHGSMTVRFATGDENFTDLGELDPVHPAEGEVIFVDETGQVNARRWCWRQSEQSAARDDTTGLLITIEGLHEDAEQDVQSAVDELQTLLVAYIPEVDLQAKILSPDDPMFTEEPPEA